One part of the Streptomyces nigra genome encodes these proteins:
- a CDS encoding ABC transporter ATP-binding protein, with amino-acid sequence MYELRNVTKRYTRGKDTVLALDGVDLTIPDGDRLVIQGPTGGGKSTLLQMLGGLDRPTSGEVVLDGTDLAALPEARLTRVRSENIGFVFQSFNLIPTLTAQENVETALVPLGLKARERRERAAEALNSVGLGERLGHLPSEMSGGQQQRVAVARALVKRPKVLLADEPTGNLDESMRDEIMEVLERMWQELGLTFIMVTHDSAIARKAPRLATIRKGRITVKENAKA; translated from the coding sequence ATGTACGAACTCAGGAACGTCACCAAGCGCTACACCCGCGGCAAGGACACCGTCCTCGCCCTCGACGGCGTCGACCTCACCATCCCCGACGGCGACCGCCTCGTCATCCAGGGCCCCACCGGCGGCGGCAAGTCCACCCTGCTGCAGATGCTCGGCGGCCTGGACCGGCCCACCTCCGGCGAGGTCGTCCTCGACGGCACCGACCTGGCCGCGCTCCCCGAGGCCCGCCTCACCCGGGTGCGCAGCGAGAACATCGGTTTCGTCTTCCAGTCCTTCAACCTGATCCCCACCCTCACCGCCCAGGAGAACGTCGAGACCGCGCTCGTCCCGCTCGGCCTCAAGGCCCGTGAGCGACGTGAGCGGGCCGCCGAGGCGCTCAACTCCGTGGGTCTCGGCGAGCGGCTCGGGCATCTGCCGTCCGAGATGTCCGGCGGCCAGCAGCAGCGGGTGGCCGTCGCCCGCGCCCTCGTCAAGCGGCCCAAGGTGCTGCTCGCCGACGAACCCACCGGAAACCTCGACGAGTCGATGCGCGACGAGATCATGGAGGTGCTCGAACGCATGTGGCAGGAGCTGGGGCTGACGTTCATCATGGTCACCCATGACTCCGCGATCGCCCGGAAGGCCCCGCGGCTGGCGACCATCCGCAAGGGACGCATCACCGTCAAGGAGAACGCCAAGGCCTAA
- a CDS encoding ABC transporter permease codes for MFFTYLRRELRRRRKAALVVASGLALGIALVIVVSSVSSGMSKAQDKVLQSLYGLGTDMTVTKAAEPAASDSERPRFRFDARDDGSGEEQSSDRVMVQGFQTLSAATVTKVGEQDGVADAVGGLSLQVLKVSGEFTRGRFQQDGGGGERGGPPGQGGDGQPQGEVRGGGADFDVNSYTVYGADVTRTGIGPLTSSKITSGRTFKAAETDAKVVVADTSYAKEKKLKTGSTVTVKGTKFKVIGIATPDSGDAAANLYMPLKRAQTLADAKDKVTTIYVRASDSQRIESVKSAIQKNVSGTTVTTSADLADTVSGSLSTASSLATRVGTWLSVAVLVAAFLVAGLLTSSAVSRRVREFGTLKALGWKSGRVTRQVVGEAVVNGLLGGVLGIAVGLAGAYAVTAISPTLQAELGGGAGGGGGMAGPAGGGGFAGGPGRESASRTLDVALTAPVSLTTVALAVGLAVAGGLIAGAFGGWRASRLRPADALRRVE; via the coding sequence ATGTTCTTCACCTATCTGAGGCGCGAGCTGCGCCGCCGCAGAAAGGCGGCGCTCGTCGTCGCCTCCGGGCTCGCGCTCGGCATCGCGCTGGTCATCGTGGTCTCCTCCGTGTCGTCCGGCATGAGCAAGGCCCAGGACAAGGTCCTTCAGTCCCTGTACGGCCTGGGCACGGACATGACCGTCACCAAGGCCGCCGAGCCCGCGGCGAGCGACTCCGAACGTCCGCGCTTCCGGTTCGACGCGCGGGACGACGGCTCCGGCGAGGAGCAGTCCAGTGACCGTGTCATGGTCCAGGGCTTCCAGACCCTGTCCGCCGCCACCGTGACCAAGGTCGGCGAGCAGGACGGCGTCGCCGACGCGGTCGGCGGTCTCAGCCTCCAGGTCCTCAAGGTGAGCGGCGAGTTCACCCGCGGTCGGTTCCAGCAGGACGGGGGCGGCGGGGAGCGGGGCGGGCCGCCCGGGCAGGGCGGCGACGGACAGCCGCAGGGCGAAGTGCGCGGCGGCGGCGCCGACTTCGACGTCAACAGCTACACCGTCTACGGCGCCGACGTCACCCGGACCGGCATCGGACCGCTGACCTCCTCGAAGATCACCAGCGGCCGTACCTTCAAGGCGGCCGAGACCGACGCGAAGGTCGTGGTCGCCGACACCTCCTACGCCAAGGAGAAGAAGCTCAAGACCGGCTCGACGGTCACCGTCAAGGGCACCAAGTTCAAGGTGATCGGCATCGCGACGCCCGACAGCGGGGACGCGGCCGCGAACCTGTACATGCCGCTGAAGCGGGCGCAGACCCTCGCCGACGCCAAGGACAAGGTCACCACCATCTATGTGCGGGCGAGCGACTCGCAGCGCATCGAGTCCGTCAAGTCGGCCATTCAGAAGAACGTCTCCGGTACGACGGTGACGACCTCCGCCGACCTCGCGGACACCGTGTCCGGCTCCCTGTCCACGGCGTCCTCGCTCGCCACCCGCGTCGGCACCTGGCTGTCCGTCGCGGTGCTCGTCGCGGCGTTCCTGGTGGCCGGGCTGCTGACCTCCTCGGCGGTGTCGCGCCGGGTGCGGGAGTTCGGCACGCTCAAGGCGCTCGGCTGGAAGTCGGGCCGGGTGACCCGGCAGGTGGTCGGCGAGGCCGTCGTCAACGGGCTGCTCGGCGGCGTCCTCGGTATCGCGGTCGGCCTGGCCGGCGCCTACGCGGTCACCGCGATCAGTCCGACACTCCAGGCGGAGCTGGGCGGCGGTGCCGGCGGGGGCGGTGGCATGGCCGGTCCCGCCGGCGGGGGCGGCTTCGCGGGCGGACCCGGTCGGGAGAGCGCGTCCCGGACTCTGGACGTCGCCCTGACCGCGCCGGTCAGCCTGACGACGGTGGCCCTGGCGGTCGGTCTGGCGGTGGCGGGCGGTCTGATCGCGGGCGCGTTCGGCGGCTGGCGGGCGTCGCGGCTGCGCCCCGCGGACGCCCTGCGCCGCGTCGAGTAG
- a CDS encoding S8 family peptidase, with amino-acid sequence MRRHVRRACAAAVASAAAPALAGGTIAPASAQPDEGPPGAATGPSAASPLPQRVTLITGDRVSVDAEGRVVGLERAKGRTHIPVQIRKTDGHTLVIPADAIRLVADGTLDRRLFDVTELTRSRTHASGRQGPKVIVGYRGAAAGAKADVRDAGTLRRTLKSLNADAVQTTDRGAPGLWDALTDGGRTASGIASVWLDGVRRASLDKSVAQIGAPEAWAAGYDGEGVKIAVLDTGVDATHPDLKGQVVAAKNFSPAPDATDKVGHGTHVASIAAGTGATSGGKYKGVAPGAGILNGKVLDDEGYGDDSAILAGMEWAAEQGAQIVNMSLGGTDTPEVDPLEAAVDKLSAEKGVLFTIAAGNAGPESVGSPGSADAALTVGAVDGKDVLAPWSSTGPRVGDGAVKPDVTAPGVDITAASAKGSVIAQEVGENPPGYVTIEGTSMATPHVAGAAAILKQRHPDWTSAELKGALTGSAKGGPYTPFEQGAGRVQADKALQQTVVAEPVSLSFGVQQWPHADDKPEARELTYRNLGTKDVTLDLTVKATDPKGHAAPAGFFTLGATKVTVPAGGRATVDLTVDTRLGGTADGAYSAYVTATGGGQSVRTAAAVQREVESYDVTVKHIDRDGKPAPEYNTALIGFSGLANERYYQVPTAASGTVKLRVPKGTYLMDAWIAKDLVTMEGGLDWVVQPKLNVTRNTTLTIDARTTKSADITVPDPGAKPVFAASGYFYDTAGIGIGAGLGSFADLRMAHLGPEIASGLTQTWNAQYTKGAATEYDVATSARVKKIQGHKVRHFTAGELAKVSNGLGAAAPGKTGALLPVGFLPDDVVFATPVEQKLPGARTLYVSTSDDIQWTFDLEQYASRDADGLGIVDAFYTLGAPQTFKAGKSYTKTFNTAVFGPHINKDYGLFRDGDEIYGFLPLFADAHKHAGSSDVTSVTTNLYRNGRKIGTNADPLLGEAFKVPAGEAEYRLTTSVKRSVKVAAASTRIDASWTFRSKKASGDIVTLPASTVRFGAKTGLDSRAEAGKKVTFPVTVVGAASGRDLKSLHVYASYDYGQTWTKLDVRDGKVTVKNPAKGKGISFHGKVTDKKGNKATISLYNAYYGT; translated from the coding sequence GTGCGCAGACACGTCAGACGAGCATGCGCGGCCGCCGTCGCCTCGGCGGCCGCCCCCGCCCTCGCCGGGGGCACGATCGCCCCGGCGTCCGCCCAGCCCGACGAGGGCCCGCCGGGCGCCGCCACCGGTCCGTCCGCCGCCTCGCCGCTCCCGCAGCGGGTCACCCTGATCACGGGCGACCGGGTCTCCGTGGACGCCGAGGGCCGGGTCGTAGGACTGGAGCGGGCGAAGGGCCGCACCCACATACCCGTCCAGATACGCAAGACGGACGGGCACACCCTGGTGATACCCGCCGACGCGATCCGGCTCGTCGCCGACGGCACCCTCGACCGGCGCCTGTTCGACGTCACCGAACTGACCAGGTCACGGACCCACGCCTCCGGCAGACAGGGCCCCAAGGTCATCGTCGGCTACCGGGGCGCCGCCGCCGGAGCCAAGGCGGACGTCCGGGACGCGGGCACCCTGCGCCGCACCCTGAAGTCCCTGAACGCGGACGCCGTGCAGACCACGGACCGGGGCGCGCCCGGCCTGTGGGACGCGCTCACCGACGGCGGCCGTACCGCGTCCGGCATCGCGAGCGTCTGGCTCGACGGCGTCCGCAGGGCCAGCCTCGACAAGTCCGTCGCGCAGATCGGCGCCCCCGAGGCATGGGCGGCCGGCTACGACGGCGAGGGCGTGAAGATCGCCGTCCTGGACACCGGTGTCGACGCCACCCACCCGGACCTCAAGGGGCAGGTGGTCGCCGCGAAGAACTTCAGCCCGGCCCCCGACGCCACCGACAAGGTCGGGCACGGCACCCATGTCGCGTCCATCGCGGCGGGCACCGGAGCCACGTCCGGCGGGAAGTACAAGGGTGTCGCGCCCGGCGCCGGCATCCTCAACGGCAAGGTCCTGGACGACGAGGGCTACGGCGACGACTCTGCGATCCTCGCCGGCATGGAGTGGGCCGCCGAACAGGGCGCGCAGATCGTCAACATGAGCCTGGGCGGCACCGACACCCCGGAGGTCGACCCGCTGGAGGCGGCGGTCGACAAGCTGTCCGCCGAGAAGGGCGTCCTGTTCACCATCGCCGCGGGCAACGCGGGCCCGGAGTCCGTCGGTTCGCCCGGCAGCGCGGACGCCGCGCTCACCGTCGGCGCCGTCGACGGCAAGGATGTCCTCGCCCCCTGGTCCAGCACCGGTCCCCGGGTGGGCGACGGGGCGGTCAAGCCGGATGTGACCGCGCCGGGCGTGGACATCACGGCCGCCTCCGCCAAGGGCAGCGTCATCGCGCAAGAGGTCGGGGAGAACCCGCCCGGCTATGTGACCATCGAGGGCACCTCGATGGCGACCCCGCATGTGGCGGGCGCGGCCGCGATCCTCAAGCAGCGGCACCCGGACTGGACGTCCGCCGAGCTGAAGGGCGCGCTCACCGGCTCGGCCAAGGGCGGCCCGTACACGCCGTTCGAGCAGGGTGCGGGCCGTGTCCAGGCCGACAAGGCCCTGCAGCAGACCGTGGTCGCCGAACCGGTGTCGCTGAGCTTCGGCGTCCAGCAGTGGCCGCACGCCGACGACAAGCCGGAGGCCCGCGAGCTGACGTACCGCAACCTCGGCACGAAGGACGTCACGCTCGACCTCACCGTGAAGGCCACCGACCCCAAGGGCCACGCGGCCCCGGCGGGCTTCTTCACGCTGGGCGCGACCAAGGTGACGGTCCCGGCGGGCGGCAGGGCCACGGTGGACCTCACCGTCGACACCCGGCTGGGCGGCACCGCCGACGGCGCCTACTCCGCGTACGTCACGGCGACGGGCGGCGGGCAGAGCGTCCGTACGGCCGCCGCGGTGCAGCGCGAGGTGGAGTCGTACGACGTCACGGTCAAGCACATCGACCGTGACGGCAAGCCCGCGCCCGAGTACAACACGGCCCTGATCGGCTTCTCCGGACTGGCGAACGAGCGCTACTACCAGGTGCCCACGGCCGCCTCCGGCACGGTCAAGCTGCGCGTGCCCAAGGGCACGTATCTGATGGACGCCTGGATCGCCAAGGACCTGGTCACCATGGAGGGCGGCCTCGACTGGGTGGTCCAGCCCAAGCTGAACGTCACCCGCAACACCACCCTGACCATCGACGCGCGCACCACGAAGTCGGCCGACATCACCGTGCCGGACCCGGGGGCCAAGCCGGTGTTCGCCGCCTCCGGCTACTTCTACGACACGGCGGGCATCGGCATCGGTGCCGGTCTCGGATCCTTCGCCGACCTGCGCATGGCCCACCTGGGCCCGGAGATCGCGAGCGGTCTGACGCAGACCTGGAACGCCCAGTACACCAAGGGCGCGGCCACCGAGTACGACGTCGCCACCTCGGCGAGGGTCAAGAAGATCCAGGGGCACAAGGTCCGCCACTTCACGGCGGGCGAGCTGGCCAAGGTGTCCAACGGGCTCGGCGCCGCCGCACCCGGCAAGACCGGCGCCCTGCTGCCCGTCGGGTTCCTCCCCGACGACGTCGTGTTCGCCACGCCGGTGGAGCAGAAGCTGCCCGGCGCCCGGACGCTGTACGTGTCCACGTCCGACGACATCCAGTGGACGTTCGACCTGGAGCAGTACGCAAGCCGGGACGCCGACGGCCTCGGGATCGTCGACGCCTTCTACACACTGGGCGCCCCGCAGACCTTCAAGGCGGGCAAGAGCTACACGAAGACGTTCAACACCGCCGTCTTCGGCCCGCACATCAACAAGGACTACGGCCTGTTCCGCGACGGCGACGAGATCTACGGCTTCCTGCCGCTGTTCGCCGACGCCCACAAGCACGCCGGCTCGTCCGACGTCACCTCGGTCACCACGAACCTCTACCGCAACGGCCGCAAGATCGGCACCAACGCCGACCCGCTGCTCGGGGAGGCGTTCAAGGTGCCCGCGGGGGAGGCCGAGTACCGGCTGACGACGTCGGTGAAGCGGAGCGTGAAGGTCGCAGCCGCCTCCACCCGGATCGACGCGAGCTGGACCTTCCGGTCCAAGAAGGCGTCCGGTGACATCGTCACCCTCCCCGCCTCCACCGTCCGCTTCGGCGCGAAGACCGGGCTGGACAGCCGCGCCGAGGCCGGCAAGAAGGTCACCTTCCCGGTCACCGTCGTCGGCGCCGCGTCGGGCCGCGACCTCAAGTCCCTGCACGTGTACGCGTCGTACGACTACGGCCAGACCTGGACGAAGCTCGACGTGCGCGACGGCAAGGTCACCGTGAAGAACCCCGCCAAGGGCAAGGGGATCTCCTTCCACGGCAAGGTCACCGACAAGAAGGGCAACAAGGCGACGATCTCGCTCTACAACGCCTATTACGGCACGTAG
- a CDS encoding NAD(P)-dependent alcohol dehydrogenase, producing the protein MTTVAAYAAPAAKAPLERTTIERREVGAHDVLIDIKFAGICHSDIHQAREGWGEAIFPMVPGHEIAGVVSEVGSDVTKYRVGDRVGVGCMVDSCRECENCVAGLEQYCLEGNTGTYNAIGRDGEPTYGGYSEKVVVDENFVVRIPDGLSLDVAAPLLCAGITTYSPLRHWNAGPGKKVAILGMGGLGHMGVKIAHALGAEVTVLSQSLRKKDDGLRLGADHYYATSDDATFKELRGTFDLILSTVSAPLDLDRFLSLLRTDGAFVNVGAPEEPVSLNLFSVIGGRKTLAGSGIGGIRETQEMLDFCAGHGIGAEIELIGAAEINEAYERVLNSDVRYRFVIDTATI; encoded by the coding sequence ATGACCACCGTCGCCGCGTACGCCGCACCCGCCGCCAAGGCTCCCCTGGAGCGCACCACCATCGAGCGCCGCGAGGTCGGCGCGCACGACGTCCTCATCGACATCAAGTTCGCCGGTATCTGCCACTCCGACATCCACCAGGCCCGCGAGGGCTGGGGCGAGGCGATCTTCCCCATGGTGCCCGGCCACGAGATCGCTGGCGTCGTCTCCGAGGTCGGCTCGGACGTGACGAAGTACCGGGTCGGCGACCGGGTCGGCGTCGGCTGCATGGTCGACTCCTGCCGTGAGTGCGAGAACTGCGTGGCGGGCCTGGAGCAGTACTGCCTCGAGGGCAACACCGGCACCTACAACGCGATCGGCCGGGACGGCGAGCCCACCTACGGCGGCTACTCGGAGAAGGTCGTCGTCGACGAGAACTTCGTCGTCCGCATCCCCGACGGCCTCTCCCTCGACGTCGCCGCGCCCCTGCTGTGCGCCGGCATCACCACGTACTCCCCGCTGCGGCACTGGAACGCCGGCCCCGGCAAGAAGGTCGCGATCCTCGGCATGGGCGGCCTCGGCCACATGGGCGTGAAGATCGCGCACGCGCTCGGCGCCGAGGTGACGGTCCTGTCGCAGTCCCTGCGCAAGAAGGACGACGGTCTGCGGCTGGGCGCCGACCACTACTACGCCACCAGCGACGACGCCACCTTCAAGGAGCTGCGCGGCACCTTCGACCTCATCCTGTCCACGGTGTCGGCGCCGCTGGACCTGGACCGGTTCCTGTCCCTGCTGCGCACGGACGGCGCCTTCGTGAACGTCGGCGCCCCCGAGGAGCCCGTCTCCCTGAACCTGTTCTCGGTGATAGGCGGCCGCAAGACGCTCGCCGGCTCCGGCATCGGCGGCATCCGCGAGACCCAGGAGATGCTGGACTTCTGCGCGGGGCACGGCATCGGCGCCGAGATCGAGCTGATCGGCGCCGCCGAGATCAACGAGGCCTACGAGCGCGTCCTGAACAGCGACGTCCGCTACCGCTTCGTGATCGACACGGCGACGATCTGA
- a CDS encoding DUF5829 family protein: MFLVLVVTLTGALAAGTGTAVADDDSRHDGQLLFFNHAYGVLDRETADAIEHSAYLREFADFQVRTTTGAGGQVWTGRYLMGRETYLELFGVGDLPGPDGVLGAGGLGLSAERTGDLARAAGRLPGLGVPDPIEFQQTRDFGDGVPVPWFDAVLTTAAYDGFGAWGMEYRPEYFADPRGNTEPAAHPADVGRERYLPDTYRDRLMRDVTSIRLAVTRRDLDSTVPLLRAGGFSVRSTPDGGVVARGGGTTIRFDAVPREEAGLRQVTFALNDAVASKHVERIGRSVLTVGPGPRAVWTFGH, translated from the coding sequence ATGTTCCTGGTCCTCGTCGTCACCCTGACCGGCGCACTGGCGGCCGGCACAGGCACCGCTGTGGCCGACGACGACTCCCGGCACGACGGACAGCTGCTCTTCTTCAACCACGCCTACGGTGTGCTCGACCGCGAGACCGCCGACGCCATCGAACACTCCGCCTATCTCCGCGAGTTCGCCGACTTCCAGGTCCGTACGACGACCGGGGCGGGCGGTCAGGTCTGGACGGGCCGGTATCTGATGGGCCGCGAGACCTATCTCGAACTGTTCGGCGTGGGCGACCTGCCCGGCCCGGACGGCGTCCTGGGCGCGGGCGGCCTCGGCCTCTCCGCCGAGCGCACCGGCGACCTGGCCCGCGCGGCCGGACGGCTGCCAGGCCTGGGCGTCCCGGACCCGATCGAGTTCCAGCAGACCCGGGACTTCGGCGACGGCGTGCCGGTGCCGTGGTTCGACGCGGTCCTCACCACCGCCGCGTACGACGGCTTCGGCGCCTGGGGGATGGAGTACCGCCCGGAGTACTTCGCCGACCCGCGCGGCAACACCGAGCCGGCCGCGCACCCCGCCGACGTGGGCCGGGAACGCTATCTGCCCGACACCTACCGCGACCGCCTGATGCGGGACGTCACCTCGATCCGGCTGGCGGTCACCCGGCGGGACCTCGACAGCACGGTGCCGCTGCTGCGGGCCGGTGGCTTCTCGGTCCGCTCCACGCCGGACGGCGGGGTCGTCGCGCGGGGCGGCGGCACGACGATCCGGTTCGACGCGGTGCCGCGGGAGGAGGCGGGGCTGCGCCAGGTGACGTTCGCGCTGAACGACGCCGTGGCGTCGAAGCACGTGGAGCGCATCGGCCGCTCGGTCCTCACCGTGGGCCCGGGCCCACGCGCCGTGTGGACGTTCGGCCACTGA
- a CDS encoding helix-turn-helix domain-containing protein: MDEHSESGAGAGAGLDPRAELSEFLRTRRARLKPQDVGLPDFGRHRRVPGLRREELAQLAGVSVAYYTRLEQGNGRNVSAEVLDAIARALRLSDAEHAHLTHLTKPKQHKRRPSTRTEQVRPALRHLLDSIDGVPAYITGRRSDILAWNSMSAAVFGDWGELPAQERNWARMVFLRPDYRELFVEWDQKASDMVGYLRMDAGCHPDDPRLSALVGELSVKSAEFRRLWAVHDVKEKTYGVKRLRHPLVGELTLNFESFGLTDGTGQHLTTYYAEPGSPSAEGLRLLASWGADATRAGRGTAL; the protein is encoded by the coding sequence ATGGACGAGCACTCCGAGTCAGGGGCCGGCGCCGGGGCGGGGCTGGACCCGCGCGCCGAGCTGAGCGAGTTCCTGCGCACCCGGCGGGCCCGGCTGAAACCGCAGGACGTGGGGCTGCCGGACTTCGGGCGGCACCGGCGGGTGCCGGGGCTGCGGCGTGAGGAGCTGGCGCAGCTGGCCGGGGTGTCCGTGGCGTACTACACCCGCCTGGAACAGGGCAACGGACGCAATGTCTCCGCCGAGGTCCTCGACGCGATCGCCCGGGCGCTGCGGCTCAGCGACGCCGAGCACGCGCACCTCACGCATCTGACCAAGCCGAAGCAGCACAAGCGGAGGCCGTCCACCCGGACCGAGCAGGTGCGGCCGGCGCTGCGGCATCTGCTGGACTCGATCGACGGCGTCCCCGCGTACATCACCGGCCGCCGCTCGGACATCCTCGCCTGGAACAGCATGTCCGCTGCCGTCTTCGGTGACTGGGGCGAGCTGCCGGCGCAGGAGCGCAACTGGGCCCGGATGGTGTTCCTGCGGCCCGACTACCGCGAGCTGTTCGTGGAGTGGGACCAGAAGGCGTCCGACATGGTCGGCTATCTGCGCATGGACGCCGGCTGCCACCCCGACGACCCGAGGCTGTCCGCCCTGGTCGGCGAACTCTCCGTGAAGAGCGCGGAGTTCCGGCGCCTGTGGGCCGTCCACGACGTCAAGGAGAAGACATACGGCGTCAAGCGCCTGCGGCATCCGCTCGTCGGCGAACTGACCCTGAACTTCGAGTCGTTCGGGCTGACCGACGGCACGGGCCAGCATCTGACCACGTACTACGCGGAGCCCGGCTCCCCGTCCGCGGAGGGGCTGCGGCTGCTGGCCAGCTGGGGCGCGGACGCGACGAGGGCGGGCCGGGGCACGGCTCTGTGA
- a CDS encoding VOC family protein, with the protein MTVRLDHTIVAAHDKQASARFLADVLGLEVGPRYGPFVPVRIPNGVTLDFLDSPGAVTPQHYAFLVSEDEFDAIFARIRQAGLTYWADPHHRRPGEINRNDGGRGVYFEDPVGHSLAILTVPYGGA; encoded by the coding sequence ATGACCGTCCGGCTCGACCACACCATCGTCGCCGCGCACGACAAGCAGGCGTCGGCCCGGTTCCTCGCCGACGTCCTCGGCCTGGAGGTGGGCCCGCGCTACGGACCCTTCGTCCCGGTCCGGATCCCGAACGGGGTGACCCTCGACTTCCTGGACTCCCCCGGAGCCGTCACCCCGCAGCACTACGCGTTCCTGGTGTCGGAGGACGAGTTCGACGCCATCTTCGCCCGGATACGGCAGGCGGGACTGACCTACTGGGCGGACCCGCACCACCGCCGTCCCGGGGAGATCAACCGGAACGACGGCGGGCGGGGTGTCTACTTCGAGGATCCCGTCGGCCACAGCCTGGCGATCCTGACGGTCCCCTACGGCGGCGCGTGA